The Theobroma cacao cultivar B97-61/B2 chromosome 1, Criollo_cocoa_genome_V2, whole genome shotgun sequence genome contains the following window.
CAACATCTTTGCATGGTCCTTGAATTTCTTGGTGATAGTTTACTTCGATTAATCAGGTTTAACCGTTACAAAGGGATTGAATTGAATAAAGTTAGGGAGATCTGCAAATGCATTTTGATGGGTCTGGACTACTTGCATAGGGAACTTGGTATAATCCACACTGACCTAAAACCTGAAAatattcttctcttttccACCATTGATCCTACCAAGGATCCAATTAGATCTGGTCTTACCCCAACTCTTGAAAGGCCTGAGGGGGGCACCCTAAATGGTGGATCTACCATGAACATCATtgagaagaaattgaaaaggAGGGCAAGAAGAGCAGTTGCTAATATATCTGTGAGAAGAGCTTCAATgggaggaggaggagaagcCCCAGAATCTGCGAGATGTCTAGATGGGATTGACGTGAGGTGCAAGGTTGTGGACTTTGGAAATGCATGTTGGGCTGACAAACCATTTGCAGAAGAAATTCAAACGAGACAGTACAGGGCTCCTGAGGTCATACTTCGTTCAGGGTACTACTGTTCTGTTGATATGTGGTCATTTGCTTGCACAGCTTTTGAGCTTGCTACTGGTGACATGATGTTTGCCCCTAAAAGTGGACAAGGATTTAGTGATGATGAGGTAGGACTGTTCTATGCATCATGCTTTTGGAATGTCATTACAGCTCAGGCTGACTGCCTTATCATTGCCCTATTTTTGCATGGTATTTGTTGGGAAATAGGAATAGAGAAAAATTAATGATGAAACCAAGGCATTCTTGACATGTTATATTTTACTGAGATGATGCCTGGTCTGGATCATATTTGTTCTTCACCTATTTTATCTAGGCATTATACGTGTGTTATGCAATGACCGTAGAGTATGTCCTCCTTCCCCTCTGATCCTGTTATTATGgtctcatttcttttcttttctcctggTTGtcaaaaacaataagaaaaaggAGATGTGCTGAGTAGAACACAGGCCTGCATCATATGAATCCTGTTGTGTTTATATAAGGCAAATCGAACTGTGGAGTGTGTTTTGCTTCTGAGAAAGGCGCGCCTTAGGGAGATTCAATTATTGTCTTTGATTAGcatttattatgaatatgcCAACTATCTGTTTTGATTAGTCATGTTTATGGATTGTTTTTCTAATGACAACGACATGTTAaatcaaaagagaaaaggaataACGTTTTTCATTGGAATGTTTCCAGGATCACCTTGCTCTCGTGATGGAACTTCTTGGAAAGATGCCTCGAAAGGTAAAGTTATTTCTGTTTTGATGTCCTCTCctattcataaaattattcttatacAAATTTCCCATTTATGCTTGTGCGAGAAGATTGCCATTGGAGGAGCTCGATCAAAGGATTATTTTGACAGGCATGGGGATCTGAAGAGGATTCGGAGGCTGAAGTTCTGGCCACTTGATCGATTGCTGGTGGAGAAATACGAATTCTCTGAGAGTGATGCTCGTGAGTTTGCAGAGTTTCTTTGTCCTCTTCTCGATTTTTCACCAGAGAAGCGACCAACGGCCCAGCAGTGTCTGCAACACCCATGGCTTAATCTCAGAAGCTCAGGTCAGAATGAGATGCAAGGTCGATCTAACGTGGATGTTGGAATGCGCAACCTTCAGATTTAAGGTGGTCAAATGAAGAAAGGGATTAACGATGTCGGCCCCGCCACATCATTTTCATGACCCTCCCTCCACCTGTACGTGTATTGATTgtgttctatttttttttttctcttggttTGTGACATTTctaataagatttattttttgattaatgattaaCTAAATGTAAAGTAATAACTATTTGTGAGGGAATGGCGTGGGCGAGGGAGTTTTAACTGCGATAACAGAAACCGGTCGTACTTGTGTTACATAATGTGTTTTATGCTCACTTTTAATCAATGCTTACAAATCATGATTAACAGCAACACCATAATCAAGAAATGGTGAAGATCCTGCTATTCTGCTGAAAGCCTTGAATCCTTCCTTTCTGTGTGTCATCTAGTCATGTAAAAAGACCTTGAAGATCAACTTGGGTGAATGCTTTGTAGTAGAAAGTAGAAAAGGGTTGGTACCTACTTAAAAACTCAACTCGCCTATTGAGCTCGTGACTTCTTAGGGCGTCTCAACGTCTTTTTTGCAGTTTTGTTGTCATGCACAGTGGTAGAGGACAATTATCCTCTCTCAGAATGTAATAACATCTTACTTAATATGAGATTGAaacattatatttatttgttttgaaataCTTAATGTGACATTATTTTTGTTGCTTTCGGCTACCTTCCCCACCTAAGTACCTTCCCTTTGAAAGTGCCCGTTTtaatatgatttaattataaaattataattttttttaaaaaaattaatttgttaaaatgtgtaatatttatgtttataaacttgttaaaattttttaattatcgtatgtgaaacattttttttatttatttttaaatatttgaagtGACGCGTTACATTTACAATTACAAGTAGCAAAGGAGGTCCATTGGTGCTCTTCCATCTGTTTAGTTGTCACGGGCGTTCCTATTTGATAGCAAATTGCAAGGTCCAAATACTAAATgctatttatttatatacgGACTGGATTGGACTTGGGGGTCTCCCACTAACCTTTAATAGGACGGCTGGTGCGGCTGCGAGGAACTACCCCTGGTGGGCCTAGTGAGGTGATTTTGGGTCGTTTTTTCGGAAGAAAAAACAGTGTAGCGAATGGAGTTCGAGTTCCCGTTACTCGTTGGAATAACGTTTTGGAACTCATTTCAGGTCATCATATTCTTCTGCGCCGCTACTCTGTGGGTTGGGCCTGAATGCCTAGGACTAGGAGCCGAGGGAGAAGAAAGCATATACTGCAGGGGAAAAGAGTAATGCATGTCATGAGTAAACCCTGACCCTGAGACTGCCTTTGGTTTATAACTTTATGCTCTCGCTTCTTTTTAAACACAAGGTTTCATTTTGCTTGGCTTGGGCGATTGTCTTCCTTACGCATTGGATTTGGTCAGCTGATAGGTGGGACTGGACCCAGTCATAAAACATCAACAATTGACGGATAACCAAGAAACGTAACACGCCCTTCTGCTCTAACAATTTGTGATAAAACGCAGGCAGCTCCAGTTCAAATCAACATCTTTCCCAAATCCTGTCAGATTGGATTGAGATTAAGATTCACACACAactcttttttgctttttcgGGTTTCCAGATTTACCCTTAAGAATCAAGAACAGGGCAATCGAGTTTCTTGCACCCTGTTCTCAACCACAATGTCAAACGTTTCCTTGCGCTGCACATGATCACAGGTGGTTCTTAAATCATAACATGTGAATGATAGTTGTCAAACTTTGGGTTTAGTCCGATTAAGTTCTAACTCATAAATTTATCAGTAACGAATCTCGGACACGCATACTCTGTGTGTTTTCTGCCATTTGACTTTTTGACATCTACTTTTGAATGTCCGTGCAAAAACTCGGAGATCCCGATACAGCTgtgtttaaattaattactagACTAGAATAGACTAGATTCACCAAGTACAATATCTGAAAATAGTCcggagaaaataaaatgcaaAGCAAAGGTGGCACTGCAGATCAACCCACTTGCTCCGGCTGGAAGCATGAGCACAGATGACATGTAAAGTCAAGAAAATGTTGCCGCTTAAGTTTGATAACAACGTGCGTCTGCTATTCTCAGTCTCGGGATGGAAGAGTCTCAAGACGGAGCCAGAGTCTTCTCCAGTGCAAACTCGCTTAAATCATTGAGTTCATGTATTGCATTCAACTATTAAGAGACCTACACATATAATTAAAGGACTTCTTCTCTATCTCTACCTATAGAGAAAACTTTTGAGCATATATACTTCTGCAATTTTGTTAAAACTTTGAACTTTTCACAATCAAGGCATGGCCTGAAGCAGAGTCGCGGGCATGCCATTAACTGACAAGCACTTCTATCCCTGACCAAAACCAATCAAAAGAAGCATCACATTGCTACAGTTCAGCAACGGTCAGCATGTCCAAGATGAACCCAAGACAAAGATTTCTCAATTCATTAAATTACAGCAAGATAGTGAGAAAAAGGGCAAGTCCTTTGTTGAAGAACTATCATTATAGGTGAAAGAGACTACtgattttcataaaaaaaaaaaaaaggtgaaagaGACACCATTTCTAGATGATCGATTGCTATGGTGTCTCTATTTTTGAGCAACATCCGCTTCAAAGATATCCTTCATTAAACTCATTagattatgaaaattgtttctGTATCCATCACTAGTGCATCTAATAACCAACAATAAGGAATTTCATACAGcgataatttaaaataaatgagaaCAACCATAAAAGGAAATAGATAACGGAGAACTATAATGAATCAGCTGCTAAGAACAATACCCACGGCATTAAAGTTTTGATACATCTAGCATCATCCCAGAAAGCAGGATCAATaagcaaaaaattaaaaaggaaccATCTAAATTTATTGCATTCCTCTTTATCTGAACTTCATTTTATGCAGCAAGCACTATTAGTAAAGTGTAGAGGCAAGCAATTGAACATTCAAATATACATTCTGTCAATTCAACTTCGTTACAAAACCAGAGATGAGCAAAAAGATAAATGAAGTAAAGTCATTCCTATAAAAAGAGAATCAAGAAACCTACCTCAGATTAACTTCTATCATTGAAACCACCTGcaatttgaacattatgattGCATgactttgttttgtttgataCATGCAGGGGCCTTGTAATCCTGGCATTTCCAAATAGGTGTGCCTTCAATAGAAATAACACCATCAGTGGAGGGCTCCAGAGAAAACAAGGGCTTAACAGCAGCACTCGGATTACCCATGTTCTTTTCCGTCAATGGAGAGCTCTTAGTAATCGTCTCTTCCTTGGGATTCACTCGATCCCTAAAGGAACAAATGCTTAAGGGCAACTTCTTTAGCTTAACTCTGCCCCTCCTTTTACCAGGGGAATACACATCTTCACAAGCCTTTTCCTTTGACTGATTTGATTCTGCTTCACCATTATCCAACTCCGATTGCCCAGACTTTTCATATTTGGTTCCCTTTGCTTCTGCTTTAACTGACTCCTGAATGGAGTCCTCAGAATCAATTTCGCCTGCTACAGTATCTCCATTGCATGTAGAAGACTGGCTTCCTCCCAATACTATACCCCCATTGTAAATCTTAGTTTTCTCAAGAGTTGGCAAGCTCTTGGGCCTTTTATGTTTATGACCTTTCCATTCAGAAGTTGGTGAATTCTTCGAGATTCTTGGAGAACTGTTGATTGCTCGGTGCAGTCTATGGGCTAACTCTTCATCTGTCCTATTATTCTCGATTGGTTGGTGTTTTTTGTATAAGAGTTGAACTGGAACATGCTTCTTGAGCTTATTCTTTTTCAGGTATCTGTCCTTACTAACTGTTTCTTCAGAAAAAGTTGCTACCAAGTCCAAAGCACTCTTAGCTGCAGCGACAGCTTTAGCTGCAATTGCAGCCTTCTCCTCTGCAGCAGCTCTAGCAGCCTCTGCGGCCTTAGCAGCAGCAATTGCTGCTACTCTTGAGGCCGCCAAAATCTCCTCCGGAGAAAGATTTGGGTTATTGATATGAGaactcaataaattattaagatggGTATTAACATCGCTTGAAGAAGTAGAAGGTGAAGGTGAGGGTGAAGGTGAGAGTGACGGTGAAGGAagagatgaagaagaagaagcaacTGTAGGCTGATCTGAAGAACCATTGGCATTTGAAGCCTGTTTTTTGAATCCAGCAAGCAGGCGCTTCCGAGGAGGCAGAAGGACATCGGCATCCAAGTGATTGATATCACAAATGTTAGCCTCCATCATTCCTCTTCCAATTAATTAAGATCTTAAACACCAAACGATAGGTAATTCTCTACATGGATAATCCAACCGCTCCAATCGCTACCACTCTAAGACATCAATAACCATAGGCTCAGTGTTAAATGGCAAACAAAACCCAGAAAAGAATCTGAATTCTCTGGCAAAATGATAAgaatcataataataaaaaaactagTCAGAAAACACAGCAAATTCAGAAAAGCGTATAGATTTAAGAAGTAGCAGGAAATTCAACctattttaaaagataaatcGGAATTGAAATATGTTTCATTAGTTGCCAATGGcataaagaatgaaaatttgaaaacccTACAGATTCTGTAAAATCAGAACCTCCGTAAAACCAATGAATAACAATAGAAAGTGAACAAATGATGATtaagcaatgaaaataaaatacccAAGCTGAAGATTTTGTTGGAACAGACGGTACCATCCAAACAAAACGAAAGCAACCAAGTTTCAAGATGAAAGCGATCAAAACAATGGAAAATCTCGCGTAGACTCATAAAGGGAAAGGAGAGAATTATATCAAGGCTAACGTAACGTCAAGCGGAAATGCAAAGCAGAAGCCTGATTTCAACCAAATTGCGTTATGCAAACGAAAACAGAGTTGAGTTAAAAAGGTTGAATTTTGATTCAATACCTGATCATTTATCCGGGGGGTTGGTTGGTTGGTGTCccagagaaagagagaaagagagagttgagaagaaggaaattagggttctttctttttatttttctatatatttgtgttagttttgatttggaggtgagagagagagagagagagagagggaggtGGGGAAGAAATCCAGGGTAGGGGAGGAAAAAACCGAAGATGTTGTTTTGTGTTAATATATTCTACTGCTAtttactactactactacttaCTATTAATAATGTCAGAGAGAATTTTCCATTGGTTCTTCCACTAGTTTCACTGCCCCATTCcctaaatttctttcttttccttttatctttCCTTACCAATGGCACAGGCCAATTCTGTTTTCTTACTGCTGTCCTTGCTTTTCTTCTCTAATTACGATATTGCCAATTGCGCATCACTGGAAACATTCAAATAACTACTTCTTCTCACCATCCTCTTCCTCCATTGTAAGTGGCTTttccaaaactcatactctgTTTTTCCCGCAGGAATTTCAGATTGTTTATTCATCACATCATTCCACTTCTTTCAAAGAGAAAAATCGCCTACTCCTAGTCACGGTGTTAAGGAAATACTTCTTATTTTTTCCCCGGGTAATTTCGTAAATAGGGAAAGCAGCTAGCCCCGAAAAAGGAATCCCAACTGCagtatatttttatatttatgatgTATAAATGCTTTTTACACGTGTCCGCCACAACCAAACTGAAAACTCTCCGCACGAGTGGTCCGAATCATTGCCTGCCACCCGCTTACCGAATATTGCCACGTCACCCTGGTGGCTTTGTGCTTAAACAATTTTAACGACTTCACTCTTCCCGCGCACGATAGCCCAGCCTCCGGCCGACGGCCGCGAATCCTTAAACCCTAACTACATTTCTCCagagtgttttttttttctcggCAATCAAACGGaacaggtttttttttttcctttctttaatAGGACCTTGATTGGCAATTCCTCGAGCAAGCTattgcttttttttcttttaggaTTCGTGAGGCGCTCTTCTTTTTTGAATTCAATGCGGAAAGGTTTtggggaaaaaaaatagaaatttttagGATTGATTTGATAGCGTACAGTATGGGGAGCATTAAGCCCTTGCCAGAGGCTGTTCGTAGTTCGGTGCGTTCTGCCATTATATTGTTTGACTTGACTAGGGTTGTGGAGGAGCTCATTTTCAACAGCCTCGATGCTTCTGCTTCAAAGGTCATTAATTTTCCGAAAATAACTGATAAACAATGCGCGAGATTTGCACTTGAACGAGGGATGTATGTTAAGAGTGGCGGTTTCTTTAATTGTTTCAGGTGTCAGTCTTTGTAAGTGTCGGGAGCAGCTATGTCAAAGTGGTGGATGATGGTAACCACTTTTATGCCTTTCCTTTTTGAAAGTTTGAACAGAGTACCACatccacttttcatgcttaaTTTGCCTTTCTTATATGCTTTCAGGATCTGGTATATCTCGTGATGGATTGGTGTCACTGGGAGAAAGATATGGTCAGTTGTGTAATACACTTTTctattttgctttttatttcCTGTATTTTCCCAGATGGATGTGAATTTGCTCTCTCACAAACTCACAATTTATTATGCATTGGCAGTAACATCAAAGCTTTACCATCTGGGTGATTTGGATGCTGCCAGCAGGAGCTTTGGCTTTCGGGGAGAAGCACTGGCTTCTATATCTGATGTAGCCTTGGtggaaataataacaaaagcTTACGGAAAGCCAAATGGGTACCGCAAGGTCATTAAGGTATTTACAGTGACTAGTTTGTGAgaaaatgcattttttttGCTATTCATTTCAATTTGGATTGCAATTATCTTTTCCTTGGTTCTTGTCTTTGCAGGGATCCAAGTGTTTGTATCTTGGAATTGATGATGATAGGAAAGATGCAGGTACAACAGGTAAGACCCTCTTCTGGTGTCTGTGCTTTTGTTAGCACATAAGGATTGTTGCTTTGCTCGAAGACATATTCATGCCTTTTAATGTTGAAATCTTCTGTGCACCAGAGAGATGTGTTTGCCTTACTTTCTCAGCTTTTGATTTTAGCCCTAAGAGAGCAGAAATGGTTCTAGCTTTGAagttataaaacaaataaacgATCAGTTAGGTAATCCTAAGTATTAGGAGATGACTCTGATGGGTGCAAAAGCACTTAAAATCTCACCTATTAGAATATTGGTAGAATCGAGAACGGTAAAGCTCCTTAAAGTAGGTGTGATCAACCTCATACAACAGCATGAATTATTTACAACTTACCTAACTAACAaattatttacatattatttacGACAGCATGAATAGGATTTTCCCCTTTTATCCTCCCTCCCCCCAACAAAATGAAGAAGACTCGCTTCtattctttctatttttcttttcttcattgaCTAATGTCTTGATTCCATGCAGTTGTCGTGCGTGATTTATTTTACAACCAACCTGTTCGGAAGAAGCATATGCAATCCTGGTTTGTCTTTTCAATCTCCAGTTCCTGGTTTcctttataattatattatagtTTGTGAAGATAGTTCTTGGTTGCTCCTTGTTAAATGATTATTATACGCATGTGCTCTGCTCTGAATTGGTGTGCCTGTGACTTGTACTGCTGAATTTGAAGCCCTAAGAAGGTGTTGCACTCAGTTAAAAAGTGCGTATTCAGAATGGCCCTTGTGCACCCAATGGTTTACTTCAATGTGATTGATATTGAAAGGTATCTTCTTGTCAAATTTCTCAGTTGGAGCTCCATCACTTctattctttttctatttttaactttatttatttgttgaaTTAAGTGAGGATGAGCTTCTCAGTACGCATCCTTCCTCTTCTCCTTTGTCACTTTTAATGAGTGGTTTTGGGATTGAGGACTGTACCTCTCTGCAGAAGCTGAATGCTGATGATGGTTCCCTCAAGCTTTCTGGCTACATAACTGGCTCCTGGGACAATTTTGCTGTTAAGGtagaataattattttgattaactAAAGAAGTatcttcataattttattcttatagaTCCATTCTTTTAATATTCTGTTCTTTTCTGGCAGGCCTTTCAATTTGTTTGTATCCATTGAATATCTGATGCCAATGGTGGGTTAGTCAATATATAGATATTGCATATCATGAATGTGGTTTTGGACCTTCACAATGTCAGATATCAATTCAAGGTTTGTCTGCAAGGGTCCCATTCATAAGTTGCTGAACAACTTGGCCACTAGTTTTGAGTCTTTAGATTCAAAGAAGGCTAACAACTGGACcaagaaaggaaagaggaGTAGACCTCAAGTATTTCCGTCCTACATACTGAATATTAGTTGCCCTCCTTCTTTCTATGATTTAACCTTAGAACCATCAAAGACATATGTTGAATTCAAGGTAATATTCAGTCTAATTATGAACTGTAATTTAGTTTGCATTGTCTGTGTGACTTAATACTAAAAGCATTTTGTTTTAAGGGAGGAACCTTGTATTGCATCCAatcaaaattatgttttttcaAACCATTTGAAAGCTACTTTAAACCCTTTCATGACTTCAGAACAAACTAGTGATTGCATGTTTCTGATGTGTTAAAATATGGACAGAATTCTCTTACTGCTTTCTGTAATAGATTACAGGGTGTATGGAAAGGGACTCTGCACTTAAATTAGACATActttaccttttttctttgggCATACTATATGATTTCATTATGTGGAATAGTATTTTGCTCTTTTCATAGGATTGAGTATTATTAATTGTTTAGTTGCCTTTAAAAGCTCATTTATTTAATCCCGTACTTTCCACATATTTAATACAGTGATGATGttattttagcctttttaTGGTAACATGACATATTGGACTATTAGGAACTTTGGAAAGTTGTTAATTCGGGAACAAATTATCTCACTCTTCTTTTGTTTGTTGCTGTCTGCCAGGATTGGGCATCTATACTTACCTTAATTGAGAAGACAATTCAACACCTCTGGAGGAAAAATATTTGTCGTGGTACACTCTCGGCCACAAAAACTGCTTATTATCGTTGTATGACCTTTTATCAATTCTTAATCTGTTTCTTATCAAATCCTTTAATCATGCAGCCAATGGATTAGGACAAGCTGAAACTTTGAAGGAAGATGACAATATCTTACATGTGGAAGAAGGTGTCCTTCAGTATTTTATTTTCCAAACATCTTCTTTTGAGACATTGATGTGGCTGAACATATCCAATTATGCTCTTGCATGAAGTTATTGTCTTTTGCATGCTATCTCTCTGTTATACTTCATTTatgattttactttttcttctgTAGATTTTTTTGATGAAGGACCATCTGTGGACTCAGAATTTGCAACAAGGAAACGTTGGACTCAAAAATATCGGCCTTCTTCTTCATTAGAGAAGCTAACAACAGATCATTTGTTTCTTACAGACCATGAAGATATTCCATTTGAGGAGTGCCATGTGAATAATGCACAATTTAGAGATCAACAAAACAATATGAAATTTGTTCATTGGACTGACTATTCTTTTCAAAGTTGGGATGATTCCCTTGTCAAAGGCACATCCTCAGTATTTGAAAGGAGTGATTGTTGTCTTTTGACAACTAATAACAATTCTTTAGTTGAGGATTACTTCTTGGAAAATAGATTCACTGCTTCAGGAAGATCAAACTGTCATGTGAACAACAATGGTATATGTTCAAAGTTAGGTAATGCATCCGATGTGGTTGAGAGTGATGTGACCAATGGAACAGATAGGAACATATTTCCTTTTGATTATCATGAACATTACAATGACTCACAGTTCAGAAAGAATATCAGCAAGCCTTTTCTGCAAAGTTGCTCCTCCCAAAGAACCTTGCCACTTGACAGGGAGTTGGTTGAAAGTGAGAAAGGAATTGAACCACCAATGGATAGCTTTAAGACCAAAGCGAAGCAGGTTTGCTCAAATGAAAGGTTCAATATGCTGAAAACTGATTCCAGTGATCAGACCATGTGGCAGGATGGAGGACCATGCGGTCAAATTTATCCCAAACTTGTAAGTAAAGGTGGGATTGCTAGAGATTTGGATGTTCTAACAAGGGCTTCTGCCAAATCGTTCCTGTCATGTGGAGATGTCTCTATTGAAGAGAATGGCCTTCCATCTGATTCAGTCACACCAATAGAAAAAACTGGCTCTGGTCATCAGTCCTTAAGTTCTGAATGGTGTTCAGGAACCTCTAATCCCTTTGAGCAGTTCAGTTATAAAAATCCAATTGAAGGGTGCTTCAGATCTGAAGAAAGGACCAACTTTGGGCATTTCTCTGCTGGTGAAGATGAGGACTACCAATTTAGCTTTGACCTAATCTCAAGGAGCTCCAGCCAAGAAAAATGCATCTATGATTGTCCAAACACTGGACTAGAAATTGACTATGCCAAATCTAGTAGAGATTTTCATGGATTCCTTCAACAATACAATCTAAATCATACATTTTCTCCAGAAGATTCCAATGTAGCAATTGAAGAGAGAGACTGGTTGTGTACAGACTCAAGTATTAATGAATATAAAAGACAAATCGATTGGTTTCAATATCAAGATGTTGAACAAAATCCTATTCCTAAAGAAAGAGCAAGAAGAAGCCAGTCAGCTCCTCCATTTTGCAGCTACAAGAGGAGGTTTATCTCCTTACATCATTGTTTGGCATCAGGGGAACCCACTTTTAGTGAAGTCCGTGGTCCATTCACTTCTCCAGGTGTTTTTCATGATGTACATTTCAGTTCAAAGGACTGGCCTGATAATGTAGTATAATTAATGTCTGAATTTTGCAGAGATTGGTGAGAAGAAGCCTCCCCAACAATCTTCTGGTGTGGACAATCTACATTTTGAACCAAGTTTTGGAAAGAATAGGTACTGCAAATTTTGTATCTCCTTACAGAAAATGTTACTGAAACTTaatttttctcactttttttattggttgaatcaatattcttattttggCTTGCTGCAGATCAAATATGAATAACAAGCCAAACATGGTGTTCAGCACTGTAGTTCGAAAATGTGAAGACATTGAACAACCTCATTGCCTAGAGGGTCCTGAATCAGCTCCGGTGCAAGGTAATTCTGTTCTTTTGGTAGAAGTCATACTTTCATTTGAGTTTAAGTTCTTATGACACAATTGATATTGATTCTGTAGTGTGTGAACTTGAAGAGGATGAGAGTTTAACAACATCTTAATAGATTTGATAGACATGGAATGcagaattctttttttttttttttccaaacaAGGAAAAACTTTAAGTACTGCTCAATAGAACGGcccttacttttttttatttttacgtACTTCAGTATTTATCTCAAAGGGAAATCAGGATCCAGCAAATTCTGGAACCAAATGGCGGAGTGGTTTTGCACAGAATACAGTTGggtatttttacaattttaatcaattatttttgCCGCTCATGAGTTTTCAGCTCTAGATATATTCACTAGTGGTCAATAATATTTACTGTTAAATTAATGCAGAGCAACAGCAAATTATGTGATATTGACTATGAATATAATGTACTTGACATTGCGTCCGGATTGCCCTTTGTTGCCACTAAATCATTGGTTCCTGAATCTATCAATAAGAATTGTCTCAGAGATGCCAAGGTTCTGCAACAGGTGGATAAGAAATTCATCCCA
Protein-coding sequences here:
- the LOC18610643 gene encoding DNA mismatch repair protein MLH3 isoform X1 yields the protein MGSIKPLPEAVRSSVRSAIILFDLTRVVEELIFNSLDASASKVSVFVSVGSSYVKVVDDGSGISRDGLVSLGERYVTSKLYHLGDLDAASRSFGFRGEALASISDVALVEIITKAYGKPNGYRKVIKGSKCLYLGIDDDRKDAGTTVVVRDLFYNQPVRKKHMQSCPKKVLHSVKKCVFRMALVHPMVYFNVIDIESEDELLSTHPSSSPLSLLMSGFGIEDCTSLQKLNADDGSLKLSGYITGSWDNFAVKAFQFVYINSRFVCKGPIHKLLNNLATSFESLDSKKANNWTKKGKRSRPQVFPSYILNISCPPSFYDLTLEPSKTYVEFKDWASILTLIEKTIQHLWRKNICRANGLGQAETLKEDDNILHVEEDFFDEGPSVDSEFATRKRWTQKYRPSSSLEKLTTDHLFLTDHEDIPFEECHVNNAQFRDQQNNMKFVHWTDYSFQSWDDSLVKGTSSVFERSDCCLLTTNNNSLVEDYFLENRFTASGRSNCHVNNNGICSKLGNASDVVESDVTNGTDRNIFPFDYHEHYNDSQFRKNISKPFLQSCSSQRTLPLDRELVESEKGIEPPMDSFKTKAKQVCSNERFNMLKTDSSDQTMWQDGGPCGQIYPKLVSKGGIARDLDVLTRASAKSFLSCGDVSIEENGLPSDSVTPIEKTGSGHQSLSSEWCSGTSNPFEQFSYKNPIEGCFRSEERTNFGHFSAGEDEDYQFSFDLISRSSSQEKCIYDCPNTGLEIDYAKSSRDFHGFLQQYNLNHTFSPEDSNVAIEERDWLCTDSSINEYKRQIDWFQYQDVEQNPIPKERARRSQSAPPFCSYKRRFISLHHCLASGEPTFSEVRGPFTSPEIGEKKPPQQSSGVDNLHFEPSFGKNRSNMNNKPNMVFSTVVRKCEDIEQPHCLEGPESAPVQVFISKGNQDPANSGTKWRSGFAQNTSNSKLCDIDYEYNVLDIASGLPFVATKSLVPESINKNCLRDAKVLQQVDKKFIPIVAGGTLAIIDQHAADERIQLEELRQKVLSGKGKTVTYLDTEQELILPEIGYQLLHNYSEQIRNWGWICDIHTQDSKPFKKNLNLIRRKPAVVKLLAVPCILGVNLSHVDLLEFLQQLADTDGSSTMPPSIIRILNSKACRGAIMFGDSLLPSECSLIVEELKQTSLCFQCAHGRPTTVPVVKLEALHRQIAKMQMKDGGPRELWHGLCRHRVSLERASLRLSAAGG
- the LOC18610643 gene encoding DNA mismatch repair protein MLH3 isoform X2, coding for MGSIKPLPEAVRSSVRSAIILFDLTRVVEELIFNSLDASASKVSVFVSVGSSYVKVVDDGSGISRDGLVSLGERYVTSKLYHLGDLDAASRSFGFRGEALASISDVALVEIITKAYGKPNGYRKVIKGSKCLYLGIDDDRKDAGTTVVVRDLFYNQPVRKKHMQSCPKKVLHSVKKCVFRMALVHPMVYFNVIDIESEDELLSTHPSSSPLSLLMSGFGIEDCTSLQKLNADDGSLKLSGYITGSWDNFAVKAFQFVYINSRFVCKGPIHKLLNNLATSFESLDSKKANNWTKKGKRSRPQVFPSYILNISCPPSFYDLTLEPSKTYVEFKDWASILTLIEKTIQHLWRKNICRANGLGQAETLKEDDNILHVEEDFFDEGPSVDSEFATRKRWTQKYRPSSSLEKLTTDHLFLTDHEDIPFEECHVNNAQFRDQQNNMKFVHWTDYSFQSWDDSLVKGTSSVFERSDCCLLTTNNNSLVEDYFLENRFTASGRSNCHVNNNGICSKLGNASDVVESDVTNGTDRNIFPFDYHEHYNDSQFRKNISKPFLQSCSSQRTLPLDRELVESEKGIEPPMDSFKTKAKQVCSNERFNMLKTDSSDQTMWQDGGPCGQIYPKLVSKGGIARDLDVLTRASAKSFLSCGDVSIEENGLPSDSVTPIEKTGSGHQSLSSEWCSGTSNPFEQFSYKNPIEGCFRSEERTNFGHFSAGEDEDYQFSFDLISRSSSQEKCIYDCPNTGLEIDYAKSSRDFHGFLQQYNLNHTFSPEDSNVAIEERDWLCTDSSINEYKRQIDWFQYQDVEQNPIPKERARRSQSAPPFCSYKRRFISLHHCLASGEPTFSEVRGPFTSPEIGEKKPPQQSSGVDNLHFEPSFGKNRSNMNNKPNMVFSTVVRKCEDIEQPHCLEGPESAPVQVFISKGNQDPANSGTKWRSGFAQNTSNSKLCDIDYEYNVLDIASGLPFVATKSLVPESINKNCLRDAKVLQQVDKKFIPIVAGGTLAIIDQHAADERIQLEELRQKILPEIGYQLLHNYSEQIRNWGWICDIHTQDSKPFKKNLNLIRRKPAVVKLLAVPCILGVNLSHVDLLEFLQQLADTDGSSTMPPSIIRILNSKACRGAIMFGDSLLPSECSLIVEELKQTSLCFQCAHGRPTTVPVVKLEALHRQIAKMQMKDGGPRELWHGLCRHRVSLERASLRLSAAGG